A portion of the Macrobrachium nipponense isolate FS-2020 chromosome 12, ASM1510439v2, whole genome shotgun sequence genome contains these proteins:
- the LOC135224965 gene encoding E3 ubiquitin-protein ligase trim-21-like — translation MAESYNPTECGVCQEVFDDETRSPRNLPCSHHLCSMCIGALIRRNDKKCPFCRKPFVALSPGDLMKNNGLLECMHYLAHMTRDSSTLKGKDQNSYRSKLDELKSDVLKSNEKLLETLENLERRLEKVVYDANRLKAAITREDSHIKEKVVEKIYDIVASNAKSIDELETAENSVKYQLNDLLCEKNGIESFNEELQESKTFTEVARLMDEAAEMGSRVDDWTRQVKENLQEEEAALLKKEKEVKVLEEKMKVMKEILNSR, via the exons atg GCGGAATCTTACAACCCCACGGAATGCGGGGTATGTCAAGAGGTCTTCGACGACGAAACGAGAAGTCCGCGCAACCTGCCGTGTTCCCACCACCTCTGCAGCATGTGCATCGGCGCTCTCATCCGCAGGAATGACAAGAAATGCCCCTTCTGCCGAAAGCCCTTCGTCGCTCTCTCCCCGGGAGACCTCATGAAGAACAACGGGCTGCTGGAGTGCATGCATTACCTGGCACATATGACGAGAGATTCCAGCACCTTGAAAGGGAAAGACCAGAATTCCTACCGAAGCAAGTTAGATGAACTAAAATCAGATGTGTTAAAATCGAATGAGAAACTCCTGGAAACTCTGGAAAACCTGGAAAGACGGCTGGAGAAAGTGGTATACGATGCCAATAGGCTCAAAGCAGCGATAACGAGAGAAGACTCGCATATCAAGGAAAAGGTCGTTGAGAAGATTTATGACATAGTTGCTAGCAACGCCAAGAGCATCGACGAGCTGGAAACGGCTGAGAATTCAGTGAAATATCAACTAAACGATCTGCTCTGCGAAAAGAACGGCATTGaatcgttcaacgaggaactgcAAGAAAGTAAGACCTTTACGGAAGTTGCTCGGTTGATGGATGAGGCTGCAGAGATGGGTTCTAGGGTAGACGACTGGACCAGACAAGTCAAGGAAAACctgcaagaagaagaagctgcTCTACTAAAGAAAGAGAAG GAAGTGAAAGTTCTCGAGGAGAAAATGAAGGTCATGAAGGAAATATTAAACAGTAGATGA